One window of Oryza brachyantha chromosome 12, ObraRS2, whole genome shotgun sequence genomic DNA carries:
- the LOC102710931 gene encoding uncharacterized protein LOC102710931 isoform X3: protein MEPEAGSAPNGCTSTVKESEEQHNLEDCDNDGSCISGIKLISSMVVKKKRGRRAPPSSRRLSGNRVFSNEDAVDNCNHAKESQAGNSSDVALSPSSRKPEDQGQSANPKNLFEKATEMITESPTGCKKSFWEEKESDNKRGRQATLRAKHGGLDIETTGKGVSASEACENASTPEDTSAEFAAARSVNPEDNSVDPMDNVKVCDICGDVGEEERLAVCTRCNDGAEHIYCMKVMMEEVPEGEWLCEECKNELEFDKEKKKLEKSQLKVGASKGQFFERKPDKIANASSNSYDDEASESFQGKNSKLDTALKNKSSENGVKDEDGDNKELNSTNQCNNITMKRKDEGAEIISSIRQSIPERCGLSMGVEPRKRLPLSRESSFRLDVVKGKQSTTQVPTSLAFDAAKNLGPPLRGQFSKSTSFNNSKVPKVKQLVNEVPPKPNNLKDHLSYLAKKEGPVGILAKSPFFKKPKSCESGNKAKSSLLPLNEESKVMNPPVSHNVTSDRVTSILGCPSVTASMTNQASSKEESKAQHLATGNNMGDSNNLSITHGQGGRCSLGYSEVNKQPLAKAPGSKIVSSAEKSSSILGSGVQRKVIQNTDPAHQDDKANDPTSLRPGAISSNLTMRCQRCNEAGHYTQFCSVDKISLSAVKPVGERNMKDSSAKRNKTSEATNMISADKAAFRSVDQSENILKWGPCHNPTYRPKDPLSTSFGHVKKPSQLYGRTGEQDIRNTSNSRGSTDCSKLKPNECQPVSVMAGRFVYDSFTMPDSLVDKSNQVLIPGYGSKVSTVPELDFIWQGGFELRRTGRSPELCDGFQAHLSCSASPKVLEVAKKFPSKVQLEELPRLNSWPRQFQENGPSYENIGLFFFARDTDSYENHYSKLVENMLKNDLALRGTIETAELLIFPSNILSKNFQRWNMFYFLWGVFRVRKKGQMNIPPGVTLSTCKPNLNMDVDQSISILTSDHSLSEGQNNGDKSDHDLVKSVPCEDYQCPQTTGNPCADNQCPQTTGTDPQGCSNGENISNQPLRRNESKDHCHVSITASSSTNNSTQLATEQQKFSCSEDQDTKDSSNSNACEPMLDVNTVPLACSISSVCEKGKGIRAIDLNDADNLVDVDISTCEVNSGTVDPVSHITATPHKRSVEVANWVDEVNGKLEQKKIKLDYIGSANSSLSENTSDGRLSSKVHPLVSSSFDDSVDQSLAGSSKCNGKRIFSLDLNAMDDPVTGNVVNLSSDDEGMPERDVPDLELELGDNKFPRNTMFSFLPPKAGENQNKEHSLPTDTPGSLSLSLAFPASREHAGKLQPELQRQLPEMSSRNKISSIWDRQ, encoded by the exons ATGGAGCCAGAAGCAGGCAGTGCGCCTAATGGTTGTACATCCACAGTAAAGGAATCAGAAGAGCAGCACAATTTGGAAGATTGTGATAATGATGGCTCATGTATTTCTGGGATTAAACTTATTTCTAGTATGgttgtaaagaaaaaaagggggagaagAGCACCTCCATCTTCTAGAAGGTTAAGCGGTAATAGAGTTTTTAGCAATGAAGATGCTGTTGATAATTGCAACCATGCTAAAGAAAGCCAGGCTG GTAATTCTTCTGATGTGGCGTTGTCGCCATCAAGTAGGAAGCCAGAAGATCAAGGTCAGTCAGCAAACCCCAAAAATTTGTTTGAGAAAGCGACAGAGATGATTACTGAAAGCCCAACTGGTTGCAAGAAATCCTTttgggaagaaaaggaaagtgaTAATAAAAGAGGCAGGCAAGCTACACTTCGTGCGAAACATGGTGGGCTTGATATTGAAACAACAGGCAAGGGTGTCTCTGCAAGTGAAGCTTGTGAAAATGCCAGTACACCGGAAGATACTTCCGCTGAGTTTGCAGCAGCAAGGAGTGTTAATCCTGAGGATAATTCTGTAGATCCTATGGATAAT GTGAAAGTGTGCGACATTTGTGGGGATGTTGGTGAGGAGGAGAGGCTTGCTGTTTGCACTAGATGCAATGATGGTGCTGAGCATAT TTATTGTATGAAGGTAATGATGGAAGAGGTTCCAGAAGGTGAATGGTTGTGTGAAGAGTGCAAAAATGAATTGGAATTTgataaggagaaaaagaaactagAAAAATCTCAGCTGAAGGTTGGTGCTTCAAAAGGCCAGTTCTTTGAAAGGAAACCCGATAAAATTGCTAATGCATCAAGCAATTCTTATGACGATGAAGCCTCAGAATCCTTTCAAGGGAAAAATAGTAAACTTGACACTGCTTTGAAGAACAAAAGTTCTGAAAATGGAGTGAAGGATGAAGATGGAGATAATAAAGAGTTGAATTCAACAAATCAATGCAATAATATCACTATGAAGAGGAAGGATGAAGGTGCAGAGATCATTTCCTCGATCAGACAAAGTATTCCTGAACGTTGTGGTTTATCCATGGGAGTTGAGCCCAGAAAAAGATTGCCGTTGTCGCGTGAGAGTTCATTTAGGTTAGATGTGGTGAAGGGAAAGCAATCCACTACCCAAGTGCCAACTTCATTGGCATTTGATGCTGCCAAGAATCTGGGACCACCACTTCGTG GTCAATTTTCCAAGTCCACTTCTTTCAACAACTCAAAGGTCCCCAAGGTGAAACAGCTAGTAAATGAAGTTCCACCGAAGCCCAACAATTTGAAGGACCATTTATCCTATCTTGCGAAAAAGGAGGGGCCAGTGGGCATACTTGCTAAGTCGCCATTTTTTAAGAAGCCAAAATCTTGCGAGTCAGGAAATAAGGCAAAGTCTTCGCTGTTACCACTTAATGAGGAGTCAAAAGTCATGAATCCACCAGTGAGCCATAATGTAACAAGTGATAGAGTCACTTCTATATTAGGGTGTCCATCTGTTACTGCATCGATGACTAACCAAGCTTCGTCTAAAGAAGAATCCAAAGCTCAGCATCTCGCTACAGGCAATAACATGGGTGACTCAAATAATTTAAGCATTACTCATGGACAAGGTGGACGATGCTCTCTTG gaTACTCTGAGGTAAATAAGCAGCCTCTAGCAAAAGCTCCTGGAAGTAAAATTGTAAGTAGTGCTGAGAAATCCTCCAGTATTCTTGGCTCTGGGGTCCAGAGAAAAGTAATTCAGAACACAGATCCTGCACACCAGGATGATAAAGCAAATGATCCAACAAGCTTGAGACCTGGTGCTATTAGTAGCAATCTCACGATGCGTTGTCAACGATGTAATGAAGCAGGTCATTATACACAGTTCTGTTCTGTCGACAAAATTAGCTTGTCTGCAGTAAAACCTGTAGGTGAACGGAACATGAAGGATTCTTCTGCTAAAAGGAATAAAACATCTGAAGCTACTAATATGATATCTGCTGACAAAGCTGCTTTCAGATCAGTGGATCAATCTGAGAACATCCTAAAATGGGGTCCTTGTCACAACCCAACCTATAGGCCTAAGGATCCTTTGTCCACCTCATTTGGTCATGTGAAGAAGCCCTCCCAATTGTATGGGCGAACTGGTGAGCAGGATATAAGAAACACGTCGAACAGTAGAGGTTCCACAGATTGTAGCAAGTTGAAACCCAATGAGTGTCAGCCTGTATCAGTCATGGCAGGAAGATTTGTTTATGACAGCTTTACTATGCCAGATTCTCTGGTGGACAAATCTAATCAAGTCTTAATACCTGGTTATGGATCAAAAGTTTCAACTGTTCCAGAGTTGGATTTTATATGGCA AGGTGGTTTTGAGCTTCGGAGGACTGGAAGATCACCTGAGCTCTGTGATGGTTTTCAAGCCCACTTATCATGTTCTGCTTCACCAAAAGTTCTGGAAGTAGCAAAGAAATTCCCTTCAAAAGTCCAGCTGGAGGAACTTCCTCGTCTGAATTCATGGCCAAGACAATTTCAGGAAAATGGTCCTTCGTATGAGAATATTGgtcttttcttctttgctAGAGATACTGATAG CTACGAAAATCATTACAGTAAATTAGTTGAAAATATGCTGAAGAATGACTTGGCTCTCAGAGGAACCATTGAAACAGCTGAGTTGCTTATATTCCCTTCCAATATCCTGTCAAAGAATTTCCAAA GATGGAACATGTTCTATTTTCTTTGGGGTGTATTCAGAGTAAGAAAAAAAGGCCAGATGAACATTCCACCTGGTGTGACACTCAGTACTTGTAAGCCCAATCTGAATATGGATGTGGATCAAAGCATCTCTATCTTGACATCTGATCATTCATTGTCCGAAGGTCAGAATAATGGTGATAAATCAGATCATGATTTGGTGAAGTCGGTTCCTTGTGAAGACTACCAATGTCCTCAGACTACAGGAAATCCTTGTGCAGACAACCAATGTCCCCAGACTACAGGAACCGATCCTCAGGGGTGTTCAAATGGAGAGAACATCTCAAATCAGCCTTTGAGAAGAAATGAATCGAAAGATCACTGTCATGTTTCAATTACAGCCAGCAGTTCAACAAATAACAGCACTCAGCTGGCAACTGAACAACAG AAATTTTCTTGCTCAGAAGACCAAGACACAAAGGATTCCTCCAACAGTAATGCTTGTGAACCAATGCTTGATGTTAATACAGTGCCACTTGCTTGTTCTATTTCCTCAGTATGTGAGAAAG GAAAGGGCATCAGAGCTATCGACCTCAATGATGCTGATAACCTTGTGGATGTAGATATTAGTACTTGTGAGGTGAATTCTGGTACAGTGGATCCAGTTTCGCACATCACAGCTACTCCACACAAAAGAAGTGTTGAGGTGGCAAACTGGGTTGATGAAGTTAATGGAAAACTAGAGcagaagaaaattaaattggaTTATATTGGGTCGGCAAATTCTAGTTTAAGTGAGAATACCAGTGATGGAAGGCTGTCATCCAAGGTGCACCCCCTTGTATCTTCCTCCTTCGATGATTCAGTTGACCAGTCATTGGCAGGAAGCTCAAAGTGTAACGGAAAGCGCATATTTTCGCTTGATCTAAACGCAATGGATGATCCAGTGACTGGAAACGTTGTAAATCTGTCATCAGATGATGAGGGCATGCCTGAGCGTGATGTGCCAGATCTTGAGCTAGAACTTGGGGACAACAAATTTCCCAGAAATACCATGTTTTCGTTTCTTCCCCCTAAGGCTGGAGAAAATCAGAACAAGGAACATTCATTGCCTACCGATACGCCAggttccctctccctctctcttgcCTTTCCAGCATCTAGGGAACATGCTGGTAAGTTGCAACCAGAGCTACAGAGACAGCTGCCTGAGATGAGCAGCCGGAATAAGATATCTTCTATTTGGGACCGACAATGA
- the LOC102710931 gene encoding uncharacterized protein LOC102710931 isoform X1 has protein sequence MEPEAGSAPNGCTSTVKESEEQHNLEDCDNDGSCISGIKLISSMVVKKKRGRRAPPSSRRLSGNRVFSNEDAVDNCNHAKESQAGNSSDVALSPSSRKPEDQGQSANPKNLFEKATEMITESPTGCKKSFWEEKESDNKRGRQATLRAKHGGLDIETTGKGVSASEACENASTPEDTSAEFAAARSVNPEDNSVDPMDNQVSDAHVITTSSEDKSSEEVEDVKVCDICGDVGEEERLAVCTRCNDGAEHIYCMKVMMEEVPEGEWLCEECKNELEFDKEKKKLEKSQLKVGASKGQFFERKPDKIANASSNSYDDEASESFQGKNSKLDTALKNKSSENGVKDEDGDNKELNSTNQCNNITMKRKDEGAEIISSIRQSIPERCGLSMGVEPRKRLPLSRESSFRLDVVKGKQSTTQVPTSLAFDAAKNLGPPLRGQFSKSTSFNNSKVPKVKQLVNEVPPKPNNLKDHLSYLAKKEGPVGILAKSPFFKKPKSCESGNKAKSSLLPLNEESKVMNPPVSHNVTSDRVTSILGCPSVTASMTNQASSKEESKAQHLATGNNMGDSNNLSITHGQGGRCSLGYSEVNKQPLAKAPGSKIVSSAEKSSSILGSGVQRKVIQNTDPAHQDDKANDPTSLRPGAISSNLTMRCQRCNEAGHYTQFCSVDKISLSAVKPVGERNMKDSSAKRNKTSEATNMISADKAAFRSVDQSENILKWGPCHNPTYRPKDPLSTSFGHVKKPSQLYGRTGEQDIRNTSNSRGSTDCSKLKPNECQPVSVMAGRFVYDSFTMPDSLVDKSNQVLIPGYGSKVSTVPELDFIWQGGFELRRTGRSPELCDGFQAHLSCSASPKVLEVAKKFPSKVQLEELPRLNSWPRQFQENGPSYENIGLFFFARDTDSYENHYSKLVENMLKNDLALRGTIETAELLIFPSNILSKNFQRWNMFYFLWGVFRVRKKGQMNIPPGVTLSTCKPNLNMDVDQSISILTSDHSLSEGQNNGDKSDHDLVKSVPCEDYQCPQTTGNPCADNQCPQTTGTDPQGCSNGENISNQPLRRNESKDHCHVSITASSSTNNSTQLATEQQKFSCSEDQDTKDSSNSNACEPMLDVNTVPLACSISSVCEKGKGIRAIDLNDADNLVDVDISTCEVNSGTVDPVSHITATPHKRSVEVANWVDEVNGKLEQKKIKLDYIGSANSSLSENTSDGRLSSKVHPLVSSSFDDSVDQSLAGSSKCNGKRIFSLDLNAMDDPVTGNVVNLSSDDEGMPERDVPDLELELGDNKFPRNTMFSFLPPKAGENQNKEHSLPTDTPGSLSLSLAFPASREHAGKLQPELQRQLPEMSSRNKISSIWDRQ, from the exons ATGGAGCCAGAAGCAGGCAGTGCGCCTAATGGTTGTACATCCACAGTAAAGGAATCAGAAGAGCAGCACAATTTGGAAGATTGTGATAATGATGGCTCATGTATTTCTGGGATTAAACTTATTTCTAGTATGgttgtaaagaaaaaaagggggagaagAGCACCTCCATCTTCTAGAAGGTTAAGCGGTAATAGAGTTTTTAGCAATGAAGATGCTGTTGATAATTGCAACCATGCTAAAGAAAGCCAGGCTG GTAATTCTTCTGATGTGGCGTTGTCGCCATCAAGTAGGAAGCCAGAAGATCAAGGTCAGTCAGCAAACCCCAAAAATTTGTTTGAGAAAGCGACAGAGATGATTACTGAAAGCCCAACTGGTTGCAAGAAATCCTTttgggaagaaaaggaaagtgaTAATAAAAGAGGCAGGCAAGCTACACTTCGTGCGAAACATGGTGGGCTTGATATTGAAACAACAGGCAAGGGTGTCTCTGCAAGTGAAGCTTGTGAAAATGCCAGTACACCGGAAGATACTTCCGCTGAGTTTGCAGCAGCAAGGAGTGTTAATCCTGAGGATAATTCTGTAGATCCTATGGATAAT CAGGTGTCTGATGCACATGTGATTACCACATCTTCTGAGGACAAGAGTTCCGAAGAAGTTGAGGAC GTGAAAGTGTGCGACATTTGTGGGGATGTTGGTGAGGAGGAGAGGCTTGCTGTTTGCACTAGATGCAATGATGGTGCTGAGCATAT TTATTGTATGAAGGTAATGATGGAAGAGGTTCCAGAAGGTGAATGGTTGTGTGAAGAGTGCAAAAATGAATTGGAATTTgataaggagaaaaagaaactagAAAAATCTCAGCTGAAGGTTGGTGCTTCAAAAGGCCAGTTCTTTGAAAGGAAACCCGATAAAATTGCTAATGCATCAAGCAATTCTTATGACGATGAAGCCTCAGAATCCTTTCAAGGGAAAAATAGTAAACTTGACACTGCTTTGAAGAACAAAAGTTCTGAAAATGGAGTGAAGGATGAAGATGGAGATAATAAAGAGTTGAATTCAACAAATCAATGCAATAATATCACTATGAAGAGGAAGGATGAAGGTGCAGAGATCATTTCCTCGATCAGACAAAGTATTCCTGAACGTTGTGGTTTATCCATGGGAGTTGAGCCCAGAAAAAGATTGCCGTTGTCGCGTGAGAGTTCATTTAGGTTAGATGTGGTGAAGGGAAAGCAATCCACTACCCAAGTGCCAACTTCATTGGCATTTGATGCTGCCAAGAATCTGGGACCACCACTTCGTG GTCAATTTTCCAAGTCCACTTCTTTCAACAACTCAAAGGTCCCCAAGGTGAAACAGCTAGTAAATGAAGTTCCACCGAAGCCCAACAATTTGAAGGACCATTTATCCTATCTTGCGAAAAAGGAGGGGCCAGTGGGCATACTTGCTAAGTCGCCATTTTTTAAGAAGCCAAAATCTTGCGAGTCAGGAAATAAGGCAAAGTCTTCGCTGTTACCACTTAATGAGGAGTCAAAAGTCATGAATCCACCAGTGAGCCATAATGTAACAAGTGATAGAGTCACTTCTATATTAGGGTGTCCATCTGTTACTGCATCGATGACTAACCAAGCTTCGTCTAAAGAAGAATCCAAAGCTCAGCATCTCGCTACAGGCAATAACATGGGTGACTCAAATAATTTAAGCATTACTCATGGACAAGGTGGACGATGCTCTCTTG gaTACTCTGAGGTAAATAAGCAGCCTCTAGCAAAAGCTCCTGGAAGTAAAATTGTAAGTAGTGCTGAGAAATCCTCCAGTATTCTTGGCTCTGGGGTCCAGAGAAAAGTAATTCAGAACACAGATCCTGCACACCAGGATGATAAAGCAAATGATCCAACAAGCTTGAGACCTGGTGCTATTAGTAGCAATCTCACGATGCGTTGTCAACGATGTAATGAAGCAGGTCATTATACACAGTTCTGTTCTGTCGACAAAATTAGCTTGTCTGCAGTAAAACCTGTAGGTGAACGGAACATGAAGGATTCTTCTGCTAAAAGGAATAAAACATCTGAAGCTACTAATATGATATCTGCTGACAAAGCTGCTTTCAGATCAGTGGATCAATCTGAGAACATCCTAAAATGGGGTCCTTGTCACAACCCAACCTATAGGCCTAAGGATCCTTTGTCCACCTCATTTGGTCATGTGAAGAAGCCCTCCCAATTGTATGGGCGAACTGGTGAGCAGGATATAAGAAACACGTCGAACAGTAGAGGTTCCACAGATTGTAGCAAGTTGAAACCCAATGAGTGTCAGCCTGTATCAGTCATGGCAGGAAGATTTGTTTATGACAGCTTTACTATGCCAGATTCTCTGGTGGACAAATCTAATCAAGTCTTAATACCTGGTTATGGATCAAAAGTTTCAACTGTTCCAGAGTTGGATTTTATATGGCA AGGTGGTTTTGAGCTTCGGAGGACTGGAAGATCACCTGAGCTCTGTGATGGTTTTCAAGCCCACTTATCATGTTCTGCTTCACCAAAAGTTCTGGAAGTAGCAAAGAAATTCCCTTCAAAAGTCCAGCTGGAGGAACTTCCTCGTCTGAATTCATGGCCAAGACAATTTCAGGAAAATGGTCCTTCGTATGAGAATATTGgtcttttcttctttgctAGAGATACTGATAG CTACGAAAATCATTACAGTAAATTAGTTGAAAATATGCTGAAGAATGACTTGGCTCTCAGAGGAACCATTGAAACAGCTGAGTTGCTTATATTCCCTTCCAATATCCTGTCAAAGAATTTCCAAA GATGGAACATGTTCTATTTTCTTTGGGGTGTATTCAGAGTAAGAAAAAAAGGCCAGATGAACATTCCACCTGGTGTGACACTCAGTACTTGTAAGCCCAATCTGAATATGGATGTGGATCAAAGCATCTCTATCTTGACATCTGATCATTCATTGTCCGAAGGTCAGAATAATGGTGATAAATCAGATCATGATTTGGTGAAGTCGGTTCCTTGTGAAGACTACCAATGTCCTCAGACTACAGGAAATCCTTGTGCAGACAACCAATGTCCCCAGACTACAGGAACCGATCCTCAGGGGTGTTCAAATGGAGAGAACATCTCAAATCAGCCTTTGAGAAGAAATGAATCGAAAGATCACTGTCATGTTTCAATTACAGCCAGCAGTTCAACAAATAACAGCACTCAGCTGGCAACTGAACAACAG AAATTTTCTTGCTCAGAAGACCAAGACACAAAGGATTCCTCCAACAGTAATGCTTGTGAACCAATGCTTGATGTTAATACAGTGCCACTTGCTTGTTCTATTTCCTCAGTATGTGAGAAAG GAAAGGGCATCAGAGCTATCGACCTCAATGATGCTGATAACCTTGTGGATGTAGATATTAGTACTTGTGAGGTGAATTCTGGTACAGTGGATCCAGTTTCGCACATCACAGCTACTCCACACAAAAGAAGTGTTGAGGTGGCAAACTGGGTTGATGAAGTTAATGGAAAACTAGAGcagaagaaaattaaattggaTTATATTGGGTCGGCAAATTCTAGTTTAAGTGAGAATACCAGTGATGGAAGGCTGTCATCCAAGGTGCACCCCCTTGTATCTTCCTCCTTCGATGATTCAGTTGACCAGTCATTGGCAGGAAGCTCAAAGTGTAACGGAAAGCGCATATTTTCGCTTGATCTAAACGCAATGGATGATCCAGTGACTGGAAACGTTGTAAATCTGTCATCAGATGATGAGGGCATGCCTGAGCGTGATGTGCCAGATCTTGAGCTAGAACTTGGGGACAACAAATTTCCCAGAAATACCATGTTTTCGTTTCTTCCCCCTAAGGCTGGAGAAAATCAGAACAAGGAACATTCATTGCCTACCGATACGCCAggttccctctccctctctcttgcCTTTCCAGCATCTAGGGAACATGCTGGTAAGTTGCAACCAGAGCTACAGAGACAGCTGCCTGAGATGAGCAGCCGGAATAAGATATCTTCTATTTGGGACCGACAATGA